A stretch of the Halomonas sp. CH40 genome encodes the following:
- a CDS encoding VPA1267 family protein, with the protein MANGQERAAANIAKFEVWASERQVAGDWTDYIRQGQLNRTEIAAECGFAKSALRQNPAVKTALEALEVRLRAEGTLPSGKGKKSPQAQDEAASASVEQRIVTLNNRTEQRVNALEEQNAALRAEVRELREQLKRYQIIDDHLAQTGRLVRP; encoded by the coding sequence ATGGCAAACGGACAAGAACGAGCCGCAGCAAACATAGCCAAATTCGAAGTTTGGGCCTCGGAACGCCAGGTAGCCGGCGATTGGACGGACTATATCCGCCAAGGCCAGCTTAACCGCACCGAAATCGCCGCCGAGTGCGGCTTTGCCAAGTCTGCGTTGCGTCAGAACCCAGCAGTTAAAACCGCTCTGGAGGCGTTGGAAGTGCGCCTGCGCGCTGAGGGCACCCTGCCATCTGGTAAGGGAAAGAAATCGCCACAGGCTCAAGATGAGGCAGCCTCTGCGTCGGTGGAGCAACGCATCGTCACGCTTAATAACCGCACCGAGCAGCGCGTGAATGCACTTGAAGAGCAAAACGCTGCTCTACGTGCTGAAGTGCGGGAACTGCGCGAGCAGCTCAAGCGTTACCAAATCATCGATGACCACCTCGCCCAGACCGGCCGTTTGGTGCGACCATGA
- a CDS encoding AAA family ATPase: protein MTDLSVELTITAVLNRGVRGGVIMAGVDTEGRRYVARCSWTLIPDSSFPGKGQRWALCGALRKFQQEQQIEATHAELLRPSGKNIIAWIAGCSDIQGVGQVKAQRLYDRFGPELVTLIEQKDIDALSDVVSSEAADLLCHAFEKYQVAQTLVWLDQVGMQRRIGQKVVDCYADKAREKIEGNPYALISFEARWKTVDALAQERFGVTEDDPRRLEAAVEEALYRGLKNGHTCLPEKDAKSRLKTLLGDNKLAQQALAIGESSQYRKVGHFYQPTGTYLIELEIAQRLSRMVAGEVAKQESFFGAGEADPDMVETAINNFERTQGLALSTEQRQAVLCSVCASLSLILGGAGTGKTTVLKTLYEALEVVQPSVAIYQVALAGRAAQRMQEATGRESCTIAAFFARVTEELLGSGAVVVVDEASMVDAILFYRLLRRIPPGTRLILVGDPSQLPPIGPGLVLHALAGHPAIAQTELKVVKRQSDASGILPVAMAVREHTLPEYAAYQGRGSGVSFIECSEYSLDETIVRLYEELGGNGADNSVQMLSTTRSGQGGVHRLNQLLHERYRRNGTPICYVDLQYGVVPAKSLDYVPFKVGDLVMFTKNDYSLGLRNGSLGRIIEALPVEEAESDCCKVDFEGIEYTLKTTQLESLSHAYAITVHKSQGSQFSRVIVPIRQSRLLDQALIYTAITRAVDQVVLIGSREVAAASILALASAARRHVSLPELLKSSNHIERSQS, encoded by the coding sequence ATGACCGATCTCTCTGTGGAGCTGACCATCACGGCCGTCCTGAATCGAGGAGTGCGCGGCGGCGTCATTATGGCCGGTGTCGATACCGAAGGTCGTCGCTACGTTGCGCGTTGTAGCTGGACGCTCATACCTGATTCATCTTTCCCCGGCAAAGGCCAGCGATGGGCGCTTTGCGGTGCGCTGAGAAAATTCCAGCAAGAGCAGCAGATCGAGGCCACGCACGCCGAGTTACTGCGTCCATCGGGTAAAAACATTATCGCCTGGATTGCTGGGTGTTCTGACATCCAAGGCGTGGGTCAAGTCAAAGCGCAGCGCCTCTACGATCGCTTCGGTCCCGAACTGGTGACGCTCATCGAACAGAAGGACATAGATGCTCTGAGCGATGTTGTCAGCTCCGAAGCAGCAGACCTACTGTGCCATGCCTTTGAGAAATACCAAGTTGCGCAGACGCTGGTCTGGCTCGATCAGGTGGGCATGCAGCGGCGGATCGGCCAGAAAGTGGTCGACTGTTATGCCGATAAGGCGCGGGAGAAAATCGAGGGCAACCCCTATGCCTTGATCAGTTTCGAGGCGCGCTGGAAGACGGTCGATGCATTAGCTCAGGAGCGCTTTGGCGTGACTGAAGATGATCCGAGACGACTGGAGGCAGCGGTCGAGGAGGCACTTTACCGGGGTCTCAAGAACGGCCACACCTGTCTGCCGGAAAAAGATGCCAAAAGCCGACTCAAGACGCTGCTCGGTGACAATAAGCTCGCTCAACAGGCCCTGGCCATCGGTGAGAGCAGCCAGTACCGCAAGGTGGGTCACTTCTACCAGCCGACCGGCACCTATCTGATCGAGCTAGAAATCGCCCAGCGTCTTTCGCGCATGGTCGCTGGTGAAGTAGCCAAGCAGGAGTCTTTCTTCGGGGCGGGCGAGGCCGATCCCGACATGGTAGAGACGGCTATCAACAATTTCGAGCGCACCCAGGGCTTAGCACTCTCCACCGAGCAACGTCAGGCCGTACTGTGCAGTGTTTGCGCCTCTCTTAGCTTAATTCTGGGCGGCGCAGGCACTGGCAAAACTACCGTGCTCAAGACCCTCTACGAAGCGTTAGAGGTCGTGCAGCCCAGCGTGGCCATCTACCAGGTTGCTCTCGCGGGGCGTGCTGCACAGCGCATGCAGGAGGCCACAGGCCGAGAAAGCTGCACGATTGCTGCTTTCTTCGCACGGGTTACCGAAGAGCTGCTCGGTAGCGGTGCGGTAGTCGTCGTCGATGAGGCATCAATGGTAGATGCCATTCTTTTTTATCGGCTCTTGCGCCGCATCCCGCCTGGAACGCGACTGATCCTGGTCGGCGATCCAAGTCAGCTCCCACCCATTGGCCCTGGCCTTGTGCTGCATGCACTTGCCGGTCATCCTGCCATTGCCCAGACGGAACTAAAAGTGGTCAAGCGACAGTCAGATGCAAGCGGGATTCTGCCTGTAGCTATGGCTGTGCGTGAACATACACTGCCGGAGTACGCTGCCTATCAAGGCCGAGGTAGCGGCGTATCGTTTATTGAATGTTCAGAATATTCACTCGATGAAACCATAGTGAGGCTCTACGAGGAGCTTGGCGGCAATGGTGCCGATAACAGCGTTCAGATGCTCTCTACCACACGAAGCGGTCAAGGCGGTGTTCACCGGCTGAATCAACTCTTGCATGAGCGCTATCGGCGTAATGGCACGCCTATTTGCTACGTCGACTTGCAATACGGCGTAGTACCCGCCAAGTCATTGGATTACGTGCCATTCAAGGTCGGCGATCTGGTAATGTTCACCAAAAACGACTATTCCCTTGGGCTGCGCAACGGCTCTTTGGGCCGGATCATTGAGGCGTTACCTGTCGAAGAGGCAGAGAGTGACTGCTGTAAGGTCGATTTTGAGGGTATTGAATACACCCTGAAGACGACACAACTTGAATCGCTCAGCCATGCCTATGCCATCACCGTTCATAAGTCGCAGGGGTCACAGTTCTCGCGGGTCATCGTGCCGATTCGTCAGTCGCGCCTGCTCGACCAAGCCTTGATCTATACCGCGATCACCCGCGCGGTGGATCAGGTAGTACTGATCGGGAGTCGAGAAGTTGCGGCCGCAAGCATTCTAGCCCTGGCCTCTGCCGCACGACGGCACGTTTCGTTGCCTGAGCTTTTGAAGTCATCAAACCACATAGAGCGGAGCCAATCTTAA
- a CDS encoding recombinase family protein, whose translation MALIGYARVSTAEQDTALQKDTLCKAGCKRIFDDTVFGAKADRPGLMAALEFLRDGDVLVVWRLDRLGRSLPHLIEVVSALEARGVGFRSLTENIDTTTAGGRLIFHVFGALGQFERDLIRDRTKAGLAAAAARGRKGGRKPVVTGDKLKRAREHLANGLNVREAAARIKVSKTALYASLKASQPDS comes from the coding sequence ATGGCATTGATCGGCTATGCGCGGGTCTCGACAGCAGAGCAGGATACTGCCTTGCAGAAAGATACGCTGTGTAAAGCGGGGTGCAAGCGAATCTTCGACGATACTGTCTTTGGGGCCAAAGCTGATCGGCCAGGCTTGATGGCCGCCCTAGAGTTTCTTCGCGACGGCGATGTGCTGGTCGTGTGGCGACTGGATCGTCTAGGACGTTCGCTGCCGCATCTGATTGAGGTGGTCAGTGCTCTGGAGGCTCGTGGTGTCGGGTTCCGGTCGCTGACCGAAAACATCGATACCACTACGGCTGGTGGGCGACTGATCTTTCATGTGTTCGGTGCCCTGGGGCAGTTTGAGCGCGACTTGATTCGTGATCGCACTAAGGCGGGGCTAGCAGCTGCCGCCGCTCGTGGACGCAAAGGGGGGCGTAAGCCGGTTGTCACTGGCGACAAATTGAAGCGGGCAAGGGAGCACTTGGCCAATGGGCTGAATGTCCGCGAGGCCGCCGCACGAATCAAAGTTAGCAAGACGGCCCTCTACGCCTCTTTGAAGGCCAGTCAACCTGATTCATGA
- a CDS encoding IS1380 family transposase, whose translation MPNVKFRSSRRTLTSHAGLSIIGQCLETAGVDSIDSRYPTSLGMRNSDVIKSYLGLLCLGMSDYDAIENFRHDKPFQQLLTLQKVPSTATLRQRLEKLAAKDLQARTAAWSTTLLSLAEVPITAEKGHVCLDIDTFVMDNSNSSKEGVSRTYKKVDGYTPIAAYLGNEGWCLGLELRPGKQHTMKESNAFLERVLPRARGLTEAPILLREDSGFDSKAHLALIEQHRQAFAKDGRQLDYIVKWNPRDSAKADLDTWRAVAASYWEELRPGKRQAIWAQSASITVDKVEYVVKRVMRLVERTADRDGQLLLEPTYELEGWWTSLEESPEAVIQRYKAHATHEQFHSEIKTDLDLERLPSGKFATNDLILHLAQLAYNILRLMGQLGMTGELSPVRHPAKRRRIRTVLQELVHRAAIVVHKARQVILDFGQDVGRMTVLNTLRTRLRYPKRSPC comes from the coding sequence ATGCCCAACGTCAAGTTCCGCTCCAGTCGTCGCACACTCACCAGCCATGCTGGCCTATCCATCATCGGTCAGTGCCTTGAAACTGCCGGTGTCGACAGCATCGATAGCCGTTACCCAACGTCGCTAGGGATGCGCAACAGCGACGTGATCAAAAGCTACCTAGGTCTGCTGTGCCTGGGGATGAGCGACTATGATGCCATTGAAAATTTCCGTCATGACAAACCCTTCCAGCAACTTCTGACCCTGCAAAAAGTGCCGAGTACTGCTACGTTGCGGCAACGGCTGGAGAAGCTTGCCGCCAAGGACTTACAGGCACGTACGGCGGCCTGGTCCACGACCTTGCTATCCTTGGCTGAAGTGCCTATCACCGCCGAAAAGGGGCATGTCTGCCTGGATATCGACACCTTCGTCATGGATAACAGCAACTCCAGCAAAGAAGGCGTCTCACGAACCTATAAGAAAGTCGATGGCTATACCCCGATTGCCGCCTACCTGGGCAATGAGGGCTGGTGCCTGGGCCTGGAGTTGCGTCCCGGCAAACAGCACACCATGAAGGAGAGCAACGCTTTTTTGGAGCGCGTGCTCCCTCGTGCCCGAGGTCTGACCGAGGCTCCTATTCTGCTTCGAGAAGATAGCGGCTTTGACAGTAAGGCCCATCTGGCGTTGATTGAGCAGCACCGCCAAGCGTTTGCTAAAGACGGTCGCCAACTCGACTACATCGTCAAGTGGAACCCGCGGGACTCGGCCAAGGCGGATCTAGATACCTGGCGCGCGGTGGCGGCCAGCTATTGGGAAGAGCTGCGCCCTGGCAAGCGTCAAGCCATATGGGCGCAGAGCGCGTCAATCACGGTCGACAAGGTCGAGTATGTGGTCAAGCGCGTGATGCGCCTGGTGGAACGTACCGCCGATCGCGATGGGCAACTGCTGCTCGAACCGACGTATGAGCTGGAAGGCTGGTGGACCAGTCTGGAAGAGTCGCCGGAGGCGGTTATTCAGCGCTATAAAGCGCATGCGACCCACGAACAGTTCCACAGCGAGATCAAGACCGATCTCGACCTGGAGCGACTGCCTTCGGGCAAGTTCGCCACTAACGATCTTATCCTGCACCTCGCCCAGCTGGCCTACAACATCCTGCGGTTGATGGGGCAATTGGGCATGACCGGCGAGCTGAGTCCCGTTCGTCATCCTGCCAAGCGGCGTCGGATACGGACAGTGCTTCAGGAGCTTGTACATCGCGCCGCCATCGTCGTTCACAAAGCACGGCAGGTGATACTTGATTTTGGGCAGGATGTTGGGCGGATGACGGTGCTCAATACCCTGCGTACTCGGCTGCGTTATCCAAAAAGGTCGCCATGCTGA
- a CDS encoding GIY-YIG nuclease family protein, producing MLRVAPSATSAPSADQRLIAALQNIEAFVRDKGREPDETAEDLSEASLAVQLASLRQDKDHAEGLADWDSLGLLSSYTGDTDKQQAPEDRSTDHRAVPEQPTVQEQASESVGNSHHDIAPDSVTSLDDIWNSDALGLLSDDDEGVASIFDMMHVPEVSERDMPDEIARRTHCEDFYRFEGLFEQVREELREGDAETVPFQKESQIDEGDMFVLNGMLCVADQVGQESVGAGRKFNPRLRVVFDNGTESNLLLRSLARALYKDETGRRILRPDTTLDVMQGITHHDKRTGVIYILRSLSQDPALQGIRNLHKIGYTEKKLEQRIAGAERQQTYLEAPVKVVTSFECYNLDPRRFERLVHAMLHQQRVNVLLRSRDGESYRPREWFDVELDAAREIVKRIADGTIAQYRMDNTTGRLVEKRHG from the coding sequence TTGCTGAGGGTTGCGCCTTCAGCAACGTCAGCGCCTTCGGCAGATCAACGTCTTATCGCAGCACTCCAAAATATCGAAGCCTTCGTGCGAGACAAGGGCAGGGAGCCTGATGAAACGGCAGAAGACCTTTCTGAGGCTAGCTTAGCCGTCCAATTAGCCTCTCTGAGGCAAGATAAAGACCATGCTGAGGGATTGGCTGACTGGGACTCTTTGGGGCTTCTGAGCAGCTATACGGGGGATACAGACAAGCAACAAGCACCCGAAGATCGTTCCACCGATCACCGCGCCGTTCCTGAGCAACCTACAGTCCAAGAACAAGCATCAGAGTCAGTGGGCAACTCTCATCATGACATTGCGCCTGACAGCGTTACCTCGTTGGATGATATTTGGAATAGCGATGCTTTGGGGTTGCTGAGTGATGATGATGAAGGTGTCGCCTCGATTTTTGACATGATGCATGTGCCAGAAGTCAGTGAGCGCGACATGCCGGATGAAATTGCACGGCGAACCCATTGCGAGGATTTTTATCGGTTTGAGGGGCTTTTTGAGCAGGTCAGGGAAGAATTGCGTGAAGGTGATGCCGAGACGGTGCCGTTTCAGAAAGAGTCTCAAATCGACGAGGGCGATATGTTCGTGCTCAACGGTATGTTGTGTGTTGCTGATCAGGTAGGTCAGGAGAGCGTAGGTGCAGGTCGTAAATTTAACCCGCGTCTGAGAGTCGTCTTTGATAACGGCACCGAATCTAATCTGCTGCTTCGATCACTTGCCAGAGCACTTTATAAGGATGAGACCGGGCGGCGTATCCTGCGTCCTGACACCACATTGGATGTCATGCAAGGCATTACCCATCACGATAAACGCACAGGCGTTATCTACATCCTGCGTTCGCTCAGCCAAGATCCGGCGCTTCAGGGCATCAGAAACCTGCATAAAATTGGCTACACCGAGAAGAAACTGGAGCAGCGCATTGCTGGTGCAGAGCGTCAGCAGACCTACCTGGAAGCGCCTGTAAAGGTCGTCACCTCTTTTGAATGCTACAACCTAGACCCAAGGCGATTCGAGCGCCTGGTTCACGCCATGCTTCATCAGCAGCGCGTGAATGTGCTGTTACGCAGCCGTGACGGCGAGAGCTATCGCCCCCGTGAATGGTTTGATGTTGAGTTGGATGCCGCCCGAGAAATAGTCAAGCGAATAGCTGATGGCACGATTGCCCAATATCGGATGGACAATACGACGGGCAGGCTGGTGGAGAAGCGCCATGGTTAG